Below is a window of Rhizophagus irregularis chromosome 10, complete sequence DNA.
CATTCATCAAAGAAATCATGAAGCaaaatcttatttttgttGTCATTTTATTGGTTACGCTTTCAATGGTCAATGCTATTCCATACTATCAATTCGATAAAAGAGCTACTACGTTTGAACAATGTCCTACTGGATCTCAGTTTCCAATTACTGTATCGATTCAACCTGATCCTCCCGTTCTTGGACAAGATTGTACTTTTACTGTTACCGGAACCATAGATAGTGGTATTAACCCAGGTACTACTTTATTGATATCCTTAGTTGATGGTGCTAACAAAGTACTTAACCAGGCAACTATTATCGATATTTGTACTGCGGGAGCCACGTGTCCAACTACATCTTTCAGCATAACAAGAACGATTACAATAGATGCTGGTTTACCTGCAACATACTCTATTGTGATTGCAGTTACGGATGAGAATAAAACTATGTTGAGTTGTGCTCTAGGCACTATTACtggttaattattatatttcggatattatattttttattaaattaaattttagagaattttactttgttatttacttttatttttttttagtttatattttaaataaattttatttatttgtttaaacttgttaacattttaaatctatttttataactcatattatgtttaataaataaaattgatcaaaacaTATCAAATGTAATAGTTACAAAAAAGCAATAATGATTACATGttaactaatatatattaaagacGCACAgcattattaatttgtaaaactgaattgataataataatgaaatataaccTTATCGTTGAATCAGACATTCACTCTTGTATAATAGGTCGTTATATAATGTAAGTATGCGAGGTCTTTTCAAAAGTACGAGTACGTAGtgttatttttctttgtaatacagtaattagaaaaatatttttcaaaactttacttCACTACTATaaatgaattacaaaataGCCTAACTTTGTCATAATGTGATAGCTTCATGTACTGGATATAATAAtcgcaaaaaaaagaatataaactCGGAAattacacagtgaaattcgatataatgGAACCTCAATAAACCGGAACTGGCCTTATACCGGAACTTTTTTCCGGAACCAAatcacatatattaaaataaatttgatataacggaatttattagtaaattctCGATAATGGCTATAACGGAATAACggaacaatattaaaaatgattcgatTTACCAGAACACGTGACGATTCACGGttttaaaccaataaaattagcaGCGTGATGACCTTTAGTGGAATACGCAAGCTTTGAAGACTCAGATGAATATATTGACTagttgaaaatattgaagaatctttatcactttataaggatgtaatataaatagaatttcctaaataagattgtttatttggaaatatttaatttgtgtGATACCCctaaaaataaatcagatcatacaaattttttttttacactttaatcacgaacttttttattgaaaatatgtcTAATAGTGAAGTAAGAAAAGCAAAAACAGGGTCGGatagatgattttttttaagttttagttaatttcagtgtataaaatttctcaaataaaattttcaatgttCGTCGCACATGTCGCAcaaataaaaacttgatataacggaatttcatatgatttatatataaaatccggtatatcgaaatttattgatatatcgGAAGCCTCGATATACCGGATATTTTTACTGGAACGGATGGTTCCgttatatcgaatttcactgtggaTTTAAATAACTACGCCACGGCCGCCACGTGATAATAGTGATAATACTAATTCTTCATAATAAAAGCTAGCATCTTTTTATGATAtccttaaatttaataaaattcactataaaattttattacatataaaaacatttattataaaaattaagcttGGTTAAAATATCTACAAGTTTCTATgcttttattaaacatttaaatgtaaaaaaattaatgattttattataagtatatatataaaattcgtTCACTTTACAAtctttaaagtattaattCCTTACTGAAACTAAAGATCATTTAGACTGATTATATTTTCTCCTTTATAGTTTCATAAAGACCattattaactgttaatacCCTTCCgttgtttgttaattatttgaaaaatctaaataattaaataggtattatactttttaatcattattttatcttCAAAGGCGTTTTTGCAAGTTATAGTGTAAACTTTGTTTACTCAC
It encodes the following:
- a CDS encoding uncharacterized protein (SECRETED:cutsite_VNA-IP; SECRETED:prob_0.9858); SECRETED:SignalP(1-20); amino-acid sequence: MKQNLIFVVILLVTLSMVNAIPYYQFDKRATTFEQCPTGSQFPITVSIQPDPPVLGQDCTFTVTGTIDSGINPGTTLLISLVDGANKVLNQATIIDICTAGATCPTTSFSITRTITIDAGLPATYSIVIAVTDENKTMLSCALGTITG